From one Meles meles chromosome 18, mMelMel3.1 paternal haplotype, whole genome shotgun sequence genomic stretch:
- the LOC123929099 gene encoding cilia- and flagella-associated protein 251-like: MSSRILSSTFSIPVHTIFDSCPEGNGIGATAITRDSKYLATISDAEIQEVCIWRWTSAVETPACTLNLLKEYGVQVSSV, translated from the exons ATGTCTTCAAGAATACTCAGCAGCACCTTCAG CATTCCTGTGCACACAATATTTGACAGCTGCCCAGAAGGCAACGGCATCGGGGCCACAGCCATCACCCGGGATTCCAAATATCTGGCAACCATCTCCGATGCTGAAATCCAG GAAGTTTGCATCTGGAGGTGGACCTCAGCCGTGGAAACCCCAGCATGTACCCTCAACCTCCTCAAAGAGTATGGTGTTCAGGTGAGCTCAGTTTGA